The genomic region AAAGTTTTTGTAGTGGACGATAAAAACATAGCACATAAACGTACAATTCAATATGATGAAAATAATGGAGATATTATCATCAAAAAAGGACTTAAAGCGAACGACAAAATCATTAAAAACCCTGACAATAAAGTGAAAGATGGCAAAAAGGTCGAGGTGTCTGAATGATAGAGCTTGTCGATGTTAATCGTCACTTTAAAAATGGTAATGAAACAAACCATATCCTTAAAGATATTAATTTACGTATCGATCAAGGAGAGTTTGTCGCAATCATGGGTCCATCTGGGTCAGGGAAGAGTACTTTAATTAATATTTTAGGATTTATTGACCGTGGTTACGATGGTAGTTACTATTTTAATGGTGACAATTATCAAAAGCGTTCAGACAATGAATTAGCAGAAATACGAAATGAAACGGTTGGGTTCGTATTTCAAAATTTCAAGTTGATTCAAAACAATACGATTCTTGAAAATGTCAGTATCCCATTATTGTATGCAGGTATTAATGCGAGTGAGCGCAAGCAGCGTGTCATAGAGATGTTGCACAATGTAGGTCTATTTGATAAAGAACACCTCATCCCGAACAAATTATCAGGCGGACAACAGCAACGTGTCGCAATAGCACGTGCAATTGTAAATAAACCTAAGTTCATTATCGCTGATGAGCCAACAGGTGCACTTGATTCTAAAACATCAAAAGATATCATGGAACTTTTTATGCAATTGAATCAAGAGCAAGGGACGACGATGATTGTCGTAACACATGACCCGAAAGTGGCACAGCAAGCAGATCGTGTTATTCACATATTAGACGGGCGTGTGCAACGAGAAGAGGTGAACCACCATGAGTAACTTAGGAAATATTATTAGTGTCTCACTTCGATCGATTTTAAAAAATAAAAGACGTAATATTTTTACGATGATTGGAATTATCATTGGGATTGCGGCTGTTATTACAATCATGTCGCTTGGGAATGGATTTAAGCAAACAGCGAATAAACAATTTAGTGATGCTGGCGCGTCTAAAGATGCGGCACTGATTAATTTTTTAGCGGATAACTTTGACAATCCGAATCCTGAGCCTTTTACGGATGCTGATATTGACCTTGCGAAACAAGTTGATGGAGTGACTGATGCACGAATTAAAGCAGACGATACGTTCGGTTTATCATCTGAAGCAGAAATCCCGAAGAAAAAGACAGATATCTCTATTGTGAAACAAAAAGAAGTGACAAATGCATCTGAAGGTAAAGGGTTTACTACGGATGATAATGATATGAAAAATCGAGTTGTTACGATTTCATCACAAGTAGCAGATGACCTTTTTAAAGGAGATGCAGTTGGCAAAACAATCTATATTGATGACATGGGGTTTGAAGTTGTAGGTATTTCGGATAATATGCAACTGCCAGATGTTGTTAAAATGCCAACACAAACAGCAGAACGTTATTTGCCTAATCTCAAGTCGTCATTCCCACAACTTGAAATTAAGTTTGATGATACATCAAAGAAAAAGAATATCGCTAATGATGTTGCGAAAAGATTGAATCAGAGTGGCTCGGCAACTGGTGATGGTGAGTATCAATACACTGATATGGAAGAAGCAATGAAGAGTATTGGAAAAATTTTCGATGGCATTACTTATTTTGTTGCTGCGGTTGCGGGAATTTCACTTTTTATTGCAGGTATTGGTGTAATGAATGTGATGTATATTTCAGTAGCGGAACGTACTGAAGAAATTGCCATACGACGAGCATTTGGCGCTAAAGGTCGAGATATCGAACTACAATTTTTAATTGAAAGTGTTATTTTATGTTTAATCGGTGGTATTATCGGTTTAATCATCGGTATTCTTATTGCATCTTTAGTAGATGTTTTAACGCCAGATTATATTAAGAGTGCAGTTAGTCTTGGTTCGATTATATTAGCAGTCGGTGTGTCTACATTGATTGGTATCGTGTTTGGATGGATTCCAGCACGCGCAGCTTCGAAAAAAGAATTGATTGATATCATTAAATAAATTAAAAAATGAGGTTCTGTAGTAAATCGGACTGGTGTATAAAAATTTCATTTATTTGATTATTCCATAAAGCCTCGCTTTTCTAGGCGCCTCACCTCAACTCATTTTAAGATTGAACTTACCCAATCTTAAAATGGATTTTCGGTTACGGCAAGATGCCTCAGAAGTCTTGGCTTAGGAAACCAATCAAATGTGCTATATTTATTCACACCCCTAAGTTATAAAATATGTTTTACCAACTCAATTTTACTGATTTTTTGTTGTATTAGAAGAGGCATTAATGTTCAAGACTTTATGATCACACAACGAAAAAGGCGTTATGCAATCCATTATTGCATAACGCCTTAATTTAATGCGACCAGTCCAATTTGACTGAGAGCTAAAAATGAGGTTGGTCTAACTCAAGCTTCTAGAAAACCGGTTCTCGGTATTAAAGGCGCTGTTGTTAGACCAACCTCATTTTATTTATATTTGATGAAAGTGACTAAGTGATTAGCCACCAAATAAGACTTTAAGGACATTGAATAAGGATTGAATCAGTTCTCCAATTGTTCCGCTCATAAGTGTTAGCCTCCTTGTATTATGATGTGACTTTTTCTGCAGCGACAAGATCTTCAGCAATATTGTGCCAGAAATTTTGGAGTTCTTCAGGCGTGCGTGATAAGTCTGTTGAATCTTGACCTACAAAATCAACGTGATCCCAGTCGTGACGGACATCTGTCACTTGCCATATGCCTTTTTGAATTTGATCTGTAGCTTTAACAAAGGCTTGGTTCGCCGGATGTAATGATGAAATGACTGAAACAAGACCATCATTTTCACGCCATTCAGGTTCTTTAGCTTTACCGATAACATTGGCAGTTAATGTAAATAAGAAGAATAGATCAAGGTCTGCTTTTTGTTTGCCAAATAATGTTGAATGTGTTGCTTCGCCTGTATAAGTTTTATAGACGATGTTTGGATTGAGTGATGTTTTTGCATTGAGTTCTGATGCGCCTTGACGAGTCAAATCATAGAAACCATTGTCTTTTGTT from Staphylococcus felis harbors:
- a CDS encoding ABC transporter ATP-binding protein — protein: MIELVDVNRHFKNGNETNHILKDINLRIDQGEFVAIMGPSGSGKSTLINILGFIDRGYDGSYYFNGDNYQKRSDNELAEIRNETVGFVFQNFKLIQNNTILENVSIPLLYAGINASERKQRVIEMLHNVGLFDKEHLIPNKLSGGQQQRVAIARAIVNKPKFIIADEPTGALDSKTSKDIMELFMQLNQEQGTTMIVVTHDPKVAQQADRVIHILDGRVQREEVNHHE
- a CDS encoding ABC transporter permease; protein product: MSNLGNIISVSLRSILKNKRRNIFTMIGIIIGIAAVITIMSLGNGFKQTANKQFSDAGASKDAALINFLADNFDNPNPEPFTDADIDLAKQVDGVTDARIKADDTFGLSSEAEIPKKKTDISIVKQKEVTNASEGKGFTTDDNDMKNRVVTISSQVADDLFKGDAVGKTIYIDDMGFEVVGISDNMQLPDVVKMPTQTAERYLPNLKSSFPQLEIKFDDTSKKKNIANDVAKRLNQSGSATGDGEYQYTDMEEAMKSIGKIFDGITYFVAAVAGISLFIAGIGVMNVMYISVAERTEEIAIRRAFGAKGRDIELQFLIESVILCLIGGIIGLIIGILIASLVDVLTPDYIKSAVSLGSIILAVGVSTLIGIVFGWIPARAASKKELIDIIK